A stretch of the Ctenopharyngodon idella isolate HZGC_01 chromosome 14, HZGC01, whole genome shotgun sequence genome encodes the following:
- the LOC127494065 gene encoding uncharacterized protein LOC127494065: MKANSNAVSEYSSNLISVLNNIAKSNTCSPATSRALTIATATIGNLNKAFQDHCKEVKALKASPQKQRKVAEEVDRDIYGSSLQEYGSIVQQQMPKLLANPERPKTDAASKPFTQVRKPVQGAKNKVLPLERPVTALQKTPKDLQSPSADDMFPPAPVRSFALSNITRSVEKTKVSMESKEETRNVTSFNKMAQEEPQSPAPLSIHHPSPVKSFDLPQISQSVEETKVYVGSMLRTGTSFEGMAQKDLQSPSTHNLHRPSPVKSFDLPQIPQSVEDTKVYVGSMLRTGTSFEGMAQKDLQSPSTRNLHRPSPVKSFDLPQIPQSVEDTKVYVGSMLRTGTSFEGMAQKDLQSPSTRNLHRPSPVKSFDLPQIPQSVEETKVYVGSLLIRGTSFEEMAQKDLLQSVEETKVDVVPVKDLQSPSPVHSHPSSIMKRPQIQTEVKPSLQKPDKPETNKYVSGVLGNSEEDDDKLLHERMKGQTFVIDIEAQESNLKHLDRAFQNNNISSEMYNLCRGNINQTLQSVDLRLGCLLRRYIKHVQLKQLRKTLDENFKLTKNLKDGLAFKKVHSQLCKFDHFQKSVRKVWDAKQASTDETRRWCIARTAHLYQQMNSIHGLHLTGISCVQRHVPVSLLTVTPVRFSTHLCPSPPQRPQTAPSKASPARLPRNNLRVLHSTDATRNISGSFLKISHVRY; encoded by the exons ATGAAGGCGAATTCAAACGCTGTATCAGAGTATTCATCAAACCTGATCAGTGTGTTGAATAACATCGCCAAATCAAACACCTGCAGTCCAGCCACGAGCAGGGCCTTAACAATAGCAACAGCGACCATTGGAAACCTCAACAAGGCTTTTCAAGATCACTGCAAAGAGGTAAAGGCTCTCAAGGCGAGTCCACAGAAACAGAGAAAGGTGGCTGAAGAAGTGGACAGAGACATCTACGGTTCATCTTTGCAGGAATATGGCTCTATAGTACAGCAGCAGATGCCAAAATTGCTTGCCAATCCTGAGAGGCCAAAGACTGATGCTGCAAGCAAGCCGTTTACTCAGGTCAGGAAGCCTGTGCAGGGggcaaaaaataaagtgttgccgCTGGAAAGACCAGTAACAGCATTACAGAAGACTCCAAAAGACCTCCAGAGTCCATCTGCTGATGACATGTTTCCTCCGGCCCCTGTCAGATCTTTTGCTCTCTCCAACATTACACGATCTGTAGAGAAGACAAAAGTTAGCATGGAGTCAAAGGAAGAAACAAGAAATGTCACATCATTTAACAAGATGGCTCAAGAAGAACCGCAGAGCCCGGCTCCTCTTAGCATCCATCATCCTTCCCCTGTCAAATCTTTTGATCTCCCTCAGATCTCGCAGTCTGTAGAGGAGACAAAAGTTTATGTAGGGTCAATGTTGAGAACAGGGACATCATTTGAAGGGATGGCTCAGAAAGACCTCCAGAGTCCATCTACTCATAACCTCCATCGTCCTTCCCCTGTCAAATCTTTTGATCTCCCACAGATCCCGCAGTCTGTAGAGGATACAAAAGTTTATGTAGGGTCAATGTTGAGAACAGGGACATCATTTGAAGGGATGGCTCAGAAAGACCTCCAGAGTCCATCTACTCGTAACCTCCATCGTCCTTCCCCTGTCAAATCTTTTGATCTCCCACAGATCCCGCAGTCTGTAGAGGATACAAAAGTTTATGTAGGGTCAATGTTGAGAACAGGGACATCATTTGAAGGGATGGCTCAGAAAGACCTCCAGAGTCCATCTACTCGTAACCTCCATCGTCCTTCCCCTGTCAAATCTTTTGATCTCCCTCAGATCCCGCAGTCTGTAGAGGAGACAAAAGTTTATGTAGGGTCATTGTTGATAAGAGGGACATCATTTGAAGAGATGGCTCAGAAAGACCTTCTGCAGTCTGTAGAGGAGACAAAAGTTGATGTGGTGCCAGTGAAAGATCTCCAGAGTCCGTCTCCTGTCCACAGCCATCCTTCCTCAATCATGAAACGGCCCCAAATTCAGACTGAAGTAAAGCCATCACTTCAGAAACCTGACAAGCCAGAGACTAACAAATATGTTTCAGGAGTCTTAGGTAACAGTGAAGAGGATGATGACAAACTGCTTCATGAAAGGATGAAAGGTCAAACGTTCGTAATTGACATCGAAGCTCAAGAAAGCAACCTCAAACATCTGGATCGAGCttttcaaaacaacaacatctCCTCTGAAATGTACAACCTGTGCAGAGGAAACATCAATCAAACACTTCAAAGTGTTGATCTGCGACTTGGATGTCTTTTACGGAGATACATCAAACACGTCCAGTTGAAGCAATTAAG GAAGACGCTCGATGAAAATTTCAAGCTGACCAAAAATTTAAAGGATGGACTGGCATTCAAAAAAGTTCATTCTCAGCTCTGTAAATTCGACCATTTCCAAAAGAGTGTGAGAAAAGTCTGGGACGCCAAGCAAGCTTCCACGGACGAGACACGCAGATGGTGCATCGCACGGACAGCCCATTTATACCAGCAG ATGAATTCGATCCATGGCCTACATCTGACAGGCATATCATGTGTCCAGAGGCACGTACCAGTGTCTCTGCTGACTGTGACACCTGTGAGGTTTAGCACACATCTATGCCCATCTCCTCCTCAGCGGCCGCAAACTGCTCCCAGCAAAGCCAGTCCAGCTCGTCTTCCTCGAAACAACCTGAGAGTGCTTCACAGCACAGATGCGACCAGGAATATATCAGGCAGTTTCTTGAAGATCAGTCACGTCCGTTATTGA